A single Mytilus trossulus isolate FHL-02 chromosome 12, PNRI_Mtr1.1.1.hap1, whole genome shotgun sequence DNA region contains:
- the LOC134692866 gene encoding ceramide-1-phosphate transfer protein-like isoform X2 produces the protein MHGIRRFFRLQGRLFGFVAKDLEEKIGILETWRRCDTCDNYKSVQSMIKYEVEYGLTTFRGRVPSGSRTLLRLQRALEFILRFIDEMSMSEDEDKSSYIAHTVYKRTLANHHPWIVKKMAGFVTFMLPSRKELIETMCKQKYDQVLILMHEVTQEGNPIYDITHSLYKKHNLLNLK, from the coding sequence atttttccGGCTGCAAGGAAGATTATTTGGCTTTGTGGCAAAAGATTTAGAAGAAAAGATTGGCATTCTCGAAACATGGCGTCGTTGTGATACTTGTGACAATTATAAATCCGTTCAGTCTATGATCAAATACGAAGTCGAGTATGGACTAACGACCTTCAGAGGTCGTGTGCCGTCAGGTTCAAGGACATTACTTAGATTACAAAGAGCATTggaatttatattaagatttaTAGACGAAATGAGTATGAGTGAGGACGAAGATAAAAGTTCATATATTGCGCACACAGTTTACAAAAGAACACTAGCCAATCATCATCCGTGGATCGTTAAAAAAATGGCGGGATTTGTCACGTTCATGTTGCCAAGCAGAAAAGAACTCATAGAAACcatgtgtaaacaaaaatatgaccAAGTACTTATATTAATGCACGAAGTGACTCAGGAAGGAAACCCAATATATGACATAACACAcagtctatataaaaaacacaatttattaaacctgaaataa